In one window of Methanomicrobiales archaeon DNA:
- a CDS encoding NAD(P)-binding domain-containing protein — protein MISKVGVIGAGSMGTALAQSISSRVENVVLYGRRRVIIDSINNTRCNSDYFPGLRLNPNIHAKIMQDSPDFADCEGIIITIPSSEVRSVIHAIHDELADPILITVAKGLEYPSLKTMSEVIRDESRNPHIISFSGPNFADEIAYGHIAAATIGTDSSSLREAMSDLFGGFILDFSDDVRAVELCGALKNVYAIGTGMWDSVYSNYNEHYMFLNVCYKEMCTFLRKISHDKDIFTKFCCFGDFNLTANVDKSRNRTLGLMIGKNLIRTPYLDSSVTFEGSKSVKGIIELADKHNVYMPIAKFVFDVLCGNSNVRKAAGSLIKSELSDGIIELSKGNR, from the coding sequence ATGATTTCGAAGGTTGGGGTCATTGGCGCCGGGAGCATGGGCACCGCCCTTGCGCAGAGTATCTCCTCCAGGGTTGAAAATGTTGTATTATATGGAAGGAGACGAGTGATTATTGATTCGATTAACAACACCCGATGTAATAGTGATTATTTTCCTGGTCTACGCTTAAATCCCAATATTCACGCAAAAATAATGCAGGACAGCCCGGATTTTGCAGACTGCGAGGGCATAATTATAACTATACCATCCAGCGAAGTCCGATCTGTCATTCATGCCATCCATGATGAACTTGCTGATCCGATCCTTATTACAGTCGCCAAGGGACTTGAATACCCGTCCCTTAAAACAATGAGCGAGGTGATTCGGGATGAGTCCAGGAACCCCCATATTATCAGTTTCTCAGGACCAAACTTTGCCGATGAGATTGCATACGGTCACATTGCTGCCGCTACGATAGGCACTGATAGTTCTTCACTAAGAGAAGCAATGTCGGATCTCTTTGGAGGGTTTATCTTAGATTTTTCAGACGACGTCCGAGCAGTCGAGTTATGCGGTGCGCTTAAAAATGTTTATGCAATCGGGACGGGGATGTGGGATTCCGTTTATAGTAACTACAACGAACACTACATGTTCTTAAACGTGTGTTATAAAGAGATGTGTACCTTCCTTCGAAAGATCTCTCATGATAAAGATATCTTCACAAAATTCTGCTGTTTTGGGGACTTTAACCTGACTGCTAATGTAGATAAGAGTCGAAATCGGACATTGGGGCTGATGATCGGGAAAAATTTAATAAGAACTCCCTATTTAGATTCCAGTGTAACGTTTGAAGGATCCAAGTCTGTTAAAGGAATCATTGAACTGGCAGATAAACATAATGTCTACATGCCCATTGCAAAATTTGTATTCGATGTATTGTGTGGGAACAGTAACGTAAGGAAAGCCGCCGGTTCTCTTATAAAATCTGAATTATCCGATGGAATAATTGAATTGTCCAAAGGGAATCGCTGA
- a CDS encoding CDP-glycerol glycerophosphotransferase family protein, with protein RHRLTHLLARDLSRYSRLLLYVPTFRVGYGRVDGVPDHLNMLMSESFNKFLEDNDMLLVLKLHPSEEYNPLSQNQFNQCNRNIVILKTERLVVNFTSIYEILPNFDILITDYSSIYFDFLLLNKPIIFLTYDFERYQQNRGFLLEPYDFWAPGPKVTTIEMLVEEIQKCISDPNYYKKERETVNNIINQFQDGNSCERVWKQIMDRTGGQWKLENSGLCRNAHDSMILAYRMKNK; from the coding sequence CCGGCACAGATTAACCCATTTATTAGCAAGGGATCTATCAAGATACAGTAGATTACTTTTATATGTGCCTACATTTCGAGTAGGTTATGGCAGAGTTGACGGCGTACCTGACCATTTAAATATGTTGATGTCTGAATCTTTTAACAAATTCTTAGAAGATAACGATATGTTACTTGTTCTAAAGTTGCATCCATCCGAAGAATATAATCCACTATCTCAGAATCAATTTAATCAATGCAACAGGAATATTGTAATACTGAAGACAGAGCGTCTTGTGGTTAATTTCACAAGCATATATGAGATACTCCCAAATTTTGATATTTTAATCACAGATTATTCCTCGATTTATTTTGATTTTTTACTATTAAACAAACCGATAATTTTTCTAACGTATGATTTTGAACGATATCAGCAAAATCGAGGCTTTTTACTCGAACCCTATGATTTTTGGGCGCCCGGGCCGAAAGTTACCACAATCGAAATGCTAGTCGAAGAAATTCAAAAATGCATTTCGGATCCCAATTACTATAAAAAAGAGAGAGAAACTGTTAATAATATAATCAATCAATTTCAGGATGGCAATTCATGTGAAAGAGTCTGGAAACAAATCATGGATAGAACAGGAGGCCAATGGAAATTAGAGAATTCTGGGCTCTGTAGAAACGCACATGATTCGATGATTCTAGCATACCGGATGAAAAACAAATAG
- a CDS encoding CDP-glycerol glycerophosphotransferase family protein → MVFILSGWSKPHSIIRIWQSSGQNAIIGLIFGILRILNAIIPKKDNQILFSSTPDFSDNAKALYEYIIKNRINSQYNIVWLVNDPKMLQLLNQKGINAHLIKSIWGLYYIFRSKYIIATHYQGSQVKVKNQYRINLWHGMPLKSLGYLTGSAADGELKDVERWGKINDMLIATSSTTRNALAASFLIDPRKIAITGQPRNDYLFINAD, encoded by the coding sequence ATGGTGTTCATCCTGTCTGGATGGTCTAAACCGCATAGTATAATAAGGATTTGGCAGTCTTCAGGTCAAAACGCTATAATAGGCCTTATTTTTGGGATATTACGAATTTTAAATGCAATAATTCCGAAAAAAGATAACCAGATTTTATTTTCCAGTACTCCTGATTTTTCAGATAATGCAAAAGCGCTATATGAATATATCATTAAAAATCGCATAAACTCACAATACAACATTGTCTGGCTGGTCAACGATCCTAAAATGTTACAATTATTAAATCAAAAGGGAATAAATGCCCATCTTATCAAAAGTATATGGGGATTATACTATATTTTTAGGTCAAAATATATAATAGCAACTCATTATCAGGGCTCTCAAGTTAAGGTAAAAAATCAGTACAGGATAAATCTATGGCATGGGATGCCATTAAAGTCATTGGGATATCTGACAGGTTCAGCCGCAGATGGTGAGCTAAAAGATGTTGAAAGATGGGGAAAAATCAATGATATGCTAATCGCGACATCAAGCACTACTAGAAATGCATTAGCGGCTAGTTTTCTTATCGATCCGCGAAAAATTGCTATTACTGGTCAGCCACGTAACGATTACCTCTTTATAAACGCGGATA
- a CDS encoding IS5 family transposase: MRLLIDEIIPHFTTLHKFLQRLSSLWVTRIQKRRVSSLYQRGAVISVTAIDASGFTSAYASYYYSLRTGKTRKRFLKVSLAVDTTTHVILAAAMTRHPISDVRMARNLLKESHRTRKAACYVLDRGYDAESIHRRIREEMHAESLIPVRHRKRKRIHGRYRRELAKIFDEKTYHRRNLVETAFSVLKRTLGESLKVRRYGHPVKEIKVKILIYNLDRWIKKTLIIVISGGFYRAHLLLSHLIG; encoded by the coding sequence ATGCGGCTCCTTATTGATGAGATCATCCCGCACTTCACCACGCTCCACAAGTTCCTCCAACGACTCTCATCGCTCTGGGTGACACGGATCCAGAAACGACGGGTCTCCTCTCTGTATCAACGAGGCGCAGTAATATCCGTCACCGCGATCGATGCCTCTGGATTTACCAGTGCCTATGCCAGCTATTACTACTCCCTCCGGACCGGGAAGACCCGCAAACGGTTCCTGAAGGTTTCCCTGGCGGTTGACACAACCACCCACGTGATCCTGGCCGCTGCCATGACCCGACATCCGATCTCCGACGTGCGGATGGCCCGCAACCTGCTCAAAGAGTCCCATCGAACACGGAAGGCTGCCTGCTACGTTCTCGATAGGGGATACGATGCTGAGTCCATCCATCGCCGGATCCGCGAGGAGATGCACGCTGAATCCCTGATCCCGGTCCGACATCGGAAGCGGAAGCGGATCCATGGACGGTATCGGAGGGAGCTCGCCAAAATATTCGATGAGAAGACCTATCACCGCAGAAACCTTGTGGAAACCGCGTTCTCCGTCCTGAAACGAACGCTCGGAGAGAGTCTGAAGGTGCGGAGATACGGGCACCCGGTCAAGGAGATCAAGGTCAAGATCCTTATCTACAATCTGGATAGGTGGATTAAGAAAACTCTCATTATTGTCATCTCTGGGGGTTTCTACAGGGCCCATCTTTTGTTGTCACACCTCATAGGATGA